aattaggaaagagaaagagaacccACATGTTGAATGAGTGGAGAAGGATTAGAGTAGAGACCATGAGATGTGtcttcattttccttctttaGTTGAAAAACTAGTTTTTCATTCAAATTGAGTCGAAGTCAATAAATGATAAACCTGATTATGAGTTATGTAATAAACCTAGTTCTGATTTAGGATATGAATGTCGAGTCAAAAGCAACTTGGGTTTTTACGTCTTATATTCTTTGTGGTTCATAATTATTGTTGGGTTTGTATATATTTGGGCCAGGTTTCAGGCCTATTATATGTCCAGGGGTACACTTGTAATTTTGTAAGGATCAAGTTTTTTAGGTCTCTTACGACCTAAGTATTGTCTTTGTGGGAAGAACCCTAAACACAACATATAATGAAACACGTTTTTCAAGTCTAGCTCTCATCTTGAATTGGTGGGAAGATAGTACTTTGACAACATTGTGTTTAATATGTGTTTTTGATATTCCCGAGTCTCTTAGGCAGCATTGTAATTGAGATTCTATAGATTTATTTATAGGATTAAAGTTTTCTGATCCACCAACCAGGTAACTTACATCATGGTTGGCATTCAAAACcacaaaattcaaatatttttcctCTCTACTTGATGAAAGATTGATAATACACTCTCTTTTGATTATCTCTCTCTATTTACCCCCTAAAAGTGCATAATcctttacctaaaaaaaaaaatgcatagtCCACCAACTAGTGAACTGATTAACTCAAATGTGAACTattggtgtacaatgtcttatattccatcacagtttaatttagggagtaCTGGTACAGCACCTCGACAAGCATAACGACCTCCTACAtagcaggggtgtagggggAGCAGCCCCTcgttcgaattttttatttgagggcaattgtgtacttttcggattaggatttttccccatatatttgtagcgagggtttctttctctgtaatgcaagcaatattgagaggtgtgaggacgagcgttgtaactctattttctattaatagtgaagcaggatctcatttcACCGAGGACGTAAGCAATATTgtcaaacctcgtaaatctgtgtgcattgcttgttcttgttttttacattatcttctgcatcgttttaaaGTTACGTTTACTTCAAAAAAAATATGCCAAATATTTTCCACGGAAGAATGTGATTACCAATTGCCATGTCCTCAAATGGGTTCGTTGCTATATTTTCAGCGGCTAAACTTGAGTGTTTGTTGTTCACCAGCGAGATGTAGAGATGCTGCCGGTGGAGTGATGACAATGATATTGTCCCAATACTGTGTTcacaagagagggagaaaaaaaaaaaaaaaaaaaaaaaccaagaggTTGCTCAATTGACAAAGATCaatatttcaaaatttagaGTGGCATATGCATAAGAAAAAGGACATGGGTTGTCATGAAATTGTTCACATATGAAGAACTGATTAACTGACCCTGATCAGCTCGGGATATGAGCGGATTCAGCTGATCAATTCCCTTTACGTGCGGTTTGAATTTATGATGACACTTGTCTTTTTTACTTCCATAAATACCCATGAAGATGTCGGAGTGGTAAGGTTCTCCATCTCAATCCTGGGTTCATCTTCATGGTGAATTGGATCCTTCATGGGAGACACCTCGATTGGGTCTGTGACATGcacaaagagagggagaagataaTATGAGAACCAGTCTAAACAGGTTTATGACAGCATGTGATGTGTGCATAAGAGAGGGATAAGATAAGATGAGAACCACTCCAAACAGATAATTACGTTAAATAATGCTACCGATGAGGAACCTAATCCATATTACGAATAAAGAACATAACTTACGTGTCACCTTGGACTCGTCCATCATCTGGGTTTGATTCAAAATCAAGGTGTCCTCTCTGTTTTTCTATTCAGAATATACAATGATTCACCCTGAATAAGTTTGATTTGATTCGCGTGGAAAAACAACTATGCTCTCaatcaaggtttgaggaatcggatcaaATTAGACAGGTATGACCTTGAGCGATCTTAATTCTTGTTCGATACCATATTAATGGATTAGTATGTATAAAGGGTAatatgatttgaaaaaaaaaaagatttaaacaTAAAATCAAAGAGTATTTCCATCCTATACAAGGTGATCCTGCTCAGTATCGAATCATTATCGACCTTAAGGGAgttaatcggttcgatttcaaCTTAAACGGTTTGATTCAGTTCGATTCACATACATTTTGgctgaaaccataaccgcaccatttactaaacggttgcactttctgaaaccgcaaccatttagtaaacggtttcggtttccacgttttttaaatgatttcggtttcacggttttaaatggtttcgatattgatttattccatatggtttttaaatggttagtaatttatttgttaatttattcacatgtttactaaaattttattttggtgataaatgattcaatcttgagaatgtgaaatgcaaaccattatgttttgttaaaacaaccaaacaactaagtaaaagaaatattttgatagaaaatagtctcaagcgcatctaacaagtaagtaagtaatgcttacagcagcgattttcttcttctcaccccctcccaaataatgtgttataatattgaaaaatatatatttaatatgccatggtataagcaaaaattgcatttttatcgACATATATTCTACTTAgtgcgttggattaatttaatcggcattccaaacaatgagcaagctACCTATAGAATTACTTGTAGGCTTCTAGCACTCAatatttgaatcaaatgagagactaatgatattttgcaaccatCTTATTTAACCTTTAGACGAGttaattggattggttttgacaGTTTAAACGGTTGGATTTTTACAGTTTGAAACCACGGGTTAAACAgctcggttcggtttcaacctatttagctaatcggcctaaaacttgaaataatatcgaaccatttactaaacggttttataATTTCGATGTAAATGTCTCGATTTAGTTTCgataaacaatttcaatttcaaatttacaTCCTTAATCGACCTTGACCGATCCTATTCCTGAGACTCAGATATCAAACCATGTTTTCAATAGTTACCCTCAAAGCACATGGTGTAATTTGCACACGCCACACCACACAAGCGTCAAGGTTGAGAATACCTCAGCCTCTCAAGGAagaggcatatatatatatatatatatatatatgcacacgCCACACCACACAAGCGTCAAGGTTGAGAATACCTCAGCCTCCCAAGGCTTCGCATCCCTCTTCCAATGGCTATCCCTACCGTGCACTCAAGCTACTCGATAAAATTCCCCAATGAAACCGAGTAATCAATCAAGCTCTGTTCACAATTCCTGTctctggtctctctctctctctctctctctctcagtcagAGACTCAGACCCTCCATCTTATCTTTTCGCATCTCCAATACTTAATTTGCACACCGCACACCTTATCTGTAAATTTGCACACgccacaccaccaccaccagcacAAAAACGTGTTGAGAATACCCCCGCCTATAAGACTATGTTTCCAGAACTTCCCACTTCCAAGGACCATCGCTAACTTATCCTCAAAGCCACTCAAACTTATCCCCAATTTTCCAAAGCAACAAATTCCCCTACAAAAAGCAATCAATCTATCAATCTATCAATCTATCAATCTAtcaatcaatcaagtttttcaTTCTCTAATTAAACTCAAATCCTGAATTTTTGCTCTCTCACGAACACAAGGCACAGATGAGGATGGATGATTCTTCAGTCCCCTCCGATTCAAACCCACCACCACCTGGCCATCAGACGCCTTCCCCGTTCAAGCCCTTCGAAACGCCCATAGCGAATCGGATAGCCCGAGCTTTCCACTACCTTCGACTCCTCCACCGCTCAGACGCCAACTTCGCCGTCCTCGGCGCCTCCGGCAACGTCTACACCGTCACCCTATCCACCACCCCTTCCTGTACCTGCCCGGACAGGATGATCCCTTGCAAGCACATCCTCTTCGTCTATCTACGTGTCCTTGGTGTCTCCCTCAATGACACGTGTCTCCAAGCTACAACCCTCAGGCCAGGCCAAGTCAGCAACCTACTTGTCTCAACCACCCTCCCTGACTCCTTAGCTGGAGTCCGCGTGCGTGAGAGGTATCTTCGTCTCATGATGTCGCAGTCGACGACAAGTGGCGTTCTCTCACGAGAGGCTGAGGTGGAAGAAGGTGCCACGTGTCCAATCTGTCTGGAAGAGATGAAGAGGGAAGATAGGGTTGTGGCTTGTGGTTCGTGTCGGAATTCATTGCACGAAGAATGCCTTCAGAAATGGAAGAGGATCAAAAGGAGGAGTACTGCTACCTGTGTGATTTGCAGGGAGAGGTGGAGGGACAACAACGGAGAGCAGGATAGATATCTGAACCTGGCGGCGTATCTTAGCGATGATGACGAGGTTGAAGCTCGATAGCCATGGAACTGATGGAACCTGTGCCATAATTAACAGATTATGGGCCCGTTTGTTTGTATATTTTTACATGTACATACATAACTTCGACAATCAAGTAGAAATTAATTCAGATGTAAAgccatttttttaaaacaatctAAGTGATTTATGATTGTCCATGGGTGGAGATAGGCCACTAAATTTAATTTGTGGCTAAAAGTGGCTAATAGAAGGGATTCTTGCAACAGCCATGGCCAGAAAGACCAGATGATCGGTCCATGGTGGGTCATGTCCTTGCAAACTTCATTGGAATGTGTCCCTAATGGAGCACTTTCGGCACTAGTCTCATGACTCAGCGTGGTTCAGCATATCTCTTTTGTCCGAGTTTCGAGCATTTCTTCTTGACGTCACAATTTCATAAAAAGTGTTTCATCCGGTGATTCTAGTATGACTTTGGATAGAGTTAAGTAGAGGATAAGGACCCGTGTTACCAACCCCATTTAGGGGATGTTCCCATGATGCGGCTTTCTATACTATTGTACTTCTTTTATCCCCAAGTTTATTCTTTAACTGCTCTTTtatgcttctttactttctatattccatattggatccatgtagccaatctcattcagttgggataaggttatgattgttgttgttgtagtgttTCATTGAGCGTGCAAAAAATATGTAGGTAAATTTTTTTGCAAGTGAACATATGGAAGGTTCTTATTGGAATTGTTGTCATACCAAAGTTGTACAGACTCAAGAATGTGTCTATGACTTCTAATCAGGAGATATGAGCACTCCTCTTGACTCAATAGTTCCAAGGACTTTTAATATTCTTCATTGATCGTGATACAGGGATTACACCATTATACTATGCAACATAATCTATTGTTTTTGTTGGTATTCAACAAACCAGAATCATAATCTATCTCTATTGATATTCAACATACCGAAAAACGTGATCATTACAATACGAATCATAAAATGTAAGACTAGTTATCTATTGGTCAAAAACTGATTAACTAAGTGAATTCTACACTAGAAAACTTGAAAGGAAATATTAATCTACTGAGtaaaacttcaaaaaaaaaatgatgaaataaaagacTTGGTAGTTTTTGTAATCAGTTTGATAATACCCCCTTTATCCCGCCAAAGTTCATTTTATAGTTTTTGTAAGATCCTACTCTTTTGGCTATTTCTTATCTGTAGGGACCCACCTCCCATGTCCTTAGTGGACCAGTTCCACCCTCTTCATTGGTTGTAACTGCCTTAACCACTTTAAGTCATGTGTAACTTATGCAGAACTAAGCCACATTAGTACGAATTATGTTGATCGACAATTGTTAAGCTGACCAAAAAGTTAGAATCATTCAGTTGACTAAAAAGTTGTAATCAGTTAGCTaactgaaaattcaaaataGGTCAACTAACCAAAAATTCGAATCGATCAAGCTGACTGGGAAATCATAATCGATCAAAATGATCGGGTATCAATCAATTCTTAATACAAGCTTCTTTGGCTGAAATCTTAGTCTGATTTTTTTGATTGATCTCATTGACCAGCTCAGCTCACATACTTAAATCGATCTCTTTAATATAGGTTCTTTATCATCGATCAAATAGACCGAAATATGGTGTAAACGCTTTACAACACAATTTGTCTTGAAAATACATGCTTAAGAGGAGGGGGGGAACAACATAACAAATATCCACGCCAATAACAGTAAAACATGGGTACAAAGTGTCCTAGAGAACCAATAATACCAATTACACAAACATAAGCTGGATTCTTATCCTAAGATTGTGCACTTATAAATGACATAGAATAACTCAGAATCTGTTAGAGCATTAATGAGCCATTTCTAATGATCCATTTCTGAGTTAAAATAACTCAGAAttcaagttgggataaggttatggttgccGTTGTTGTTGCATTAATGAGCCATCTGTAAGTTGAGAAACACATGGACTTAAAGATGTAGACACCAAAAAACAATTTCATAAAACAATGTGCCCCATGAAATGCCTGAATTAAATAGCCATTCCATCTCCATATCCTAACAGAATATCTTCACTGCTAATTTGGCTTTTCAAAGCCATAAGCCAATACCACTGCCACAGTAAGTCGCTGAATGGTCAGTAATGTTTGGCATGGCAAACTGAAGTTGAATTACAAGATACGTCCACAGCCACTAGTTAATGCTAGGAAtcatattaaaaagaaagatgatTAGTCCATGCATCAACTACCACACACCAGTCACATTATTTTAATGTCCGTTTACCTCCATTGAGCAGACAGCATTAGCTGCTGAGCAACAGTGGCTGCTGACTATCCAAAAGGGGATAGAAACCTGCATTACATTCTCTCTCGTGCTTAATTGCTTCAAAAGATACTCTCCTTTTTTATATGATGCCAACAGAAAGAGCAGAACCAAACAGAGCACCAAATGGAGCTCCACTTCGAATTTGAGCATTATGTAATCTCTCATGCACCTGTCATGGAACCAAGTCAAAAGGACTGTTCCTGAGATGCAAGGATAAGAATGGAACCTTTCTGTGAATTAATATTTTATCTATGGACAAAGGAAAATAGGTGCATCAAATATCAAATACAATCCAAAAAAGAATAAGGCATTTGGAACACACCAGTACAGAACTCCGACAAACAATAGATGATTTAGGAACTAGGATTATAGACTGATCTTGGTTTCACTTGGAACAAACCGTTTGAAAATGAAGCATGAGCATGACCTACCTGATAATGCACAAGGCCTCCTTGATTCTCTCATTCATCCAATGACATAGCAGTGTCATACTCCACAAAAAGCCGCCTAAATTCCTTCAATGCGAATGAGCCCAAGTCCGAAGAGAAAAGGACCTTACGTTCAGCCAAAACAAAGTTTTCATCACCCACTGGCCCAAAATAAGCAATAATTCTATAACATGGCAATTTCTAAGGATGTTCACTCACACAAACAGCCCAAAATTCCCTACCATACACTGACTGAAGTTGAGCTCTATGGAGCCCGTTGTCAAATGCAGCAAAAAGCATGTGCAACtgcatcccccccccccccaagtgTTGAATGTATAATATTTCCTCATTCACTAATGATGAAAGATGAAATCAAATAGCATATTCAGAGAGCTTAAGACTGGTtaattccacatttttttttttggctggcGTTGTTAAATAACCTTCTTAGCACCAGCTTGTATGTGCTTTCCAGCACCTGGTCCATCTACAAACACTCACGTTCCCTGTAATTCACAATTAAATTATTCAATATGCACCAAAGAAAAGGACAGAAAAGAAATCTCTCTAGCTGTTATGACTATTTGTAGAATTGGTTTAAGAAACTAATTGGTTAATAAACCAATCAGGATAAGTGTAAAAGGTACTGAAACTAACGAGGGAAGTTTTGTCGCTGTAAAGAGAAAGACAAGGAATTGATATCTGCCAATGTTAACTGGAGAGGATCCTCCAGTTTGAGAAAACCTTGATAGGCTAACCATCGACACTGATGGAGTCATGATCTGATGATCCAAGATTTTTGAGAAAACAAGACCAATGGTAAAAATAATAGATGGATGGCAATGAAATCAATCGTCATGAAAAACTTATGTTTATGAAGCAAGCCCAATTCGTGGAATGTCGATTTTAtctagaaaaatataaaatggcaATCAGCATCTCCATAAATCATATCTGAAGCATACAATCGTTTAGAACAATATAATGTAGTAACGGAACTATATGAACCATTAGCACAGAATTGACTAGCCTTTCCATCTGCATAAGACCAATGAAACTATGGGGATTTGGTCCATCTTACAACCAAGATTGAGTTCACAAATAGTAACATTTTGAGCAGCAGAAGGTCTTTATCAGTTCACACAGGAAAATTTCTCCATTGTTGTATCCAACAACTACTTTAATTCCAAAGGGGCATGCCCAGCATTTAGAAGTTACTTCCTTGATTCTTCGTTTCATGGCATAATGACTGGAGCATGCTTCCCCATTGCAAAAATGACTTCACTTTCTTTGATTTCCTAAAGGATGATAAGATCAtctctaaaaacaaaaaaccttgcagtgacaaaaacaaaaaataatgactAGAGGAATTTAAGAAGAGACCATAGATTAAATACCACTACCTCCAAATATGggtaattctgaaaattttgtaaAGGCAGTTCAAGCCCCAACGCTTCATTGATTGGAAAAATTTCTGGCCCCAATATTTCTCATTTCTGCGACTACAATGGCTCCCCCaacaattaaaagaaagggggaaaaatagAGAATTTGCTCCCCCaacaattaaaagaaagggggaaaaatagagaaaaattatCCAATACTTTATGGTCTGACCATGGGTTTGGACAGTGGGATTTATCCAGAACTCAAGCTGAAATGGAGAAGCagaaatcatatttttcataatcatCAAGGGTGTATTGAGACTCTTGGAAACCAGACAGAGTTTTGAACTAGATCCAAAATGAACGggttttaaaatattaaaaatcatAGCAACTCAACAAAGGAAAAGCTAACAATAATAGTTTAACAGTAAGGAAGGAGAAAATAGCCTTGCAATATTTCTGCAGCATGCAAGAGAGTAAGATGGAGATCGAAGGTTACCTGGAGTAGAACTAACATCTATAACAAACACCTGACAGTCATGCATCCACAGTGGTAGCTGATATGTtatgtgaaagaaaaaaagggcgtacccagtgcacaatgCTCCCACTACTgcggggtctagggagggtcataatgtacacagatTTAACCCCGCTTCATGGAAAGGTTGTTTCTTGACTCCAACCCGTGACCACTAGATCATAATGGAGCAAATTTACCATTACACAATTTAGCTGATACATTatatataacaaaaataaattagtATAAAAGCAAGAACTGTATACGTTATAGACATCAAAATCGCTAAAATAATAAACTTCGTAAATGCTTACCAGATTTATATGATATTAGCCAGTCCCTCAAGAAAATTGAATCTTCCACAATCTCTGGAAGTAACAACAGGCAATACTCAGTAATTAACCTATCTCCATTCTCCAACACTAAAAGGCAGATTCTGAATCAACAGTAGATGCTAGAACTGCCAAGATATCACAAGCCATTTGAGAAAGGATTGGAAAATCGGGGCCACTGTGTTTACCCCaatgaaaatatcaaaacaacACTAATCATCCCCATGGGGAAAAAACTTTCTTCTGAATATAAATCCGATTCAGACTTTTGGGCTTTCTTTAAAGCTCCAGAATGTTGTATGAATTTCTTAAACCTTCTAATAAATATTGATCGTCTTTCTTAACTTTTATCACAAGAGTCCTTTCCATTGCCACCAACACGTTCAAAGGCATCCCTAACTGCAAGGTAACAACAAGAACCACCATAATTACTTGCATACTCTATATAATGTCAGTCACATCAAATTTGATCTTCTTAATGTAATAATCAGCATCATCCCCATAAATCATATCCATAGCATACGAGTGTAACGACCAGTATAAGACGATTGATCTTCACCAACTTAGTAGTTGTTCCTCTAATGAGTGGCAAAAAAGGAATCCAACTTATGAATGAAGATGCAATGCAAAATACTCAAATCAATATGTGCCAGTTGAAGGGTGCACTCCAAACTCAAATGAAAACAGGGGGTTAATACATTGGTTCAAATTGTGGATCAGAACAATTCCCATTCTTTCGGTTTGCATAAAGTAAGCAGATTTATCAAGTGAGATAAAGTAACATTAAGGTCCCAATCTGATGCGTGTTAACTGCTCACAAAAATTCCATGCATGCCTCATGAACAGAAGCATGGCACACAAATCCACGTCAGATCCACACCATAGTGT
This genomic stretch from Macadamia integrifolia cultivar HAES 741 chromosome 2, SCU_Mint_v3, whole genome shotgun sequence harbors:
- the LOC122065268 gene encoding mitogen-activated protein kinase kinase kinase 1-like, with the protein product MRMDDSSVPSDSNPPPPGHQTPSPFKPFETPIANRIARAFHYLRLLHRSDANFAVLGASGNVYTVTLSTTPSCTCPDRMIPCKHILFVYLRVLGVSLNDTCLQATTLRPGQVSNLLVSTTLPDSLAGVRVRERYLRLMMSQSTTSGVLSREAEVEEGATCPICLEEMKREDRVVACGSCRNSLHEECLQKWKRIKRRSTATCVICRERWRDNNGEQDRYLNLAAYLSDDDEVEAR